The Stenotrophomonas indicatrix DNA segment ACGGCCACGGAAGAAGTGATCGAAGCCCACGTCATACATGACCGCTGCGGACTGGTAGGTGGCGATGTGGCCGCCGACATTGGAATGCTTGCCGGCGCGCAGCACCATCACCATCGCGTTCCAGCGGATCATCGCGTTCAACCGCCGCTCGATGGCCAGGTCGCCCGGGTAGGCGGGCTGGCGTTCGGGCGGGATCGTGTTGGTGTAGGCGGTCCACGCGCGGGTGTGCAGGTCGCCATGCTGCTGCACGTCGAGTTCATCCAGCTGGTCCAGCAGGTAGTGCGCGCGGGGGCGGCCGCCAGCCTGGATCACCGCGTGCAGGGACTCGCGCCATTCGCGGGTTTCCTGCGGATCGGTGTCGAGAGGGAAGTGTGCCTGGTTCATGCTGCGTCTCCAGAGAGCGCCGGTCGGCATCTGCGCGACACCGCCGGCAGGGCGACAGCTCTGGAGCGGAGTCGCGCCGGCAGGGCCGTGGCGCGGGGGCAGCCTTGGTGGCTGCCGGGGAGACAAGCGTAGGCGGCGCACGGGTTGGCCGGTAGGCAGGTGACGATTGGATCTGCGCGAACCTGCGCTTTACCCGGCGGCGCTGCAATGCGGCTGTCATCGTCGGTGTGCACCCTGCTGGGCTTTCCAGCCTCGGGGTGGTTGGTCGGTTGTGAACAGCGTCAGGATCTGGGAGAAGAGCTACGCCTTGCGGCGCCGCCTGTTGCGGGGCTTCTTCCTTCGGCGTGGTTCACAGGCTGCCGATGCCGAGGATCTGGCCCAGGAGGTCTATCTGCGCCTGCTGCGCAGCACCGGCGAAGACGCCGCGGCGATCGAGAACCCTGAAGCCTATCTGTTCGCCGTGGCAGCCAACCTGGCCCGTGAGCAGGCACGCTCGCGCTCCGGCCTGCCGCAGATCGAGGATGTTGATCTGCTGGCCGAGGTACTCAGCAGCGAGGAGGACATCGAGGGTGATTTCGAACGGGCGCAGCGCTGGAGCGGGATCCGCGGCGCCATCGCACAACTGCCACCCACGACGCGGCGGGTGATGGAGCTGCACTACCGCGAAGGTCTGGATTGCCAACAGGTGGGGGCACAGCTGGATGTGTCGGTGCACATGGTGCGCAAGCACATCGGCAAGGGGCTGGATGCCTGCAGGAAGGCGCTCGGCGCGGGGAAGGATGGATGAACCGGCAGGAGCCTGCAGCAATGGATGACGAGGTGGCCGAGCAGGCCGCGCGCTGGTTCCTGTGCAACCGCGAGGGTGGCCTGAGCGCTGCGCAGCGTGCCGAGTTCATGGCATGGATGAAGCGCTCTCCCGAACACATACGCGCGTACCTGCATGCCCTGCATGTGCACCGGCAGGTGGGCGCGGCGATGTCGGCGCACGCGCAGGAGCAGGGGGACAGGGCCGCGCTGCCGGCGCTGCCGGCAACGGCGAAAGTCGTGCCGTTGTTTGCCGTGCCCCTGCCGCGCGCCGCGGTTGCATCGCGATCACGCCGGCCGCTCTGGAGGCGGGGGGCTGCGGTGGCGTGCTGTCTGTTGCTGGTGGCCGGTCTGCTGCCGTGGCTGACGCCGCGCGAACAGATGCTGGTCGCCGGGCACGGGCAACTGCGTGAGGTGGTACTGGCTGACCGGACGCAGGTGCGGCTGAATGCAGACAGCCGTCTGCGGGTGAACATCGGCTGGTTCAGCCGCCGCGTCGAACTGCTGCAGGGCGAGGCCACGTTTGATATCGCAGCGGATCGCCGACCCTTCGAGGTGCGGGTCGGTGATCTGCAGATCCGTGACATCGGCACCGTGTTCGATGTGTCGCGTCGTTTGCAGAGCACGCGTGTCGGCGTGGTATCCGGCGAGGTGGAGGTCTGGACTGCCGGTGATGAGCAACGCCGGCTGGCGCAGCTGCCCGCCGGGCGGGTGGTCCAGGTCGATCATCTCAGTCATGCGGTGCAGCCGCTGGAAATACCGATGTCCATGCTGCTGGACTGGCAGCAGCGCCGGGTGTCGTTTCGTGATGAGCGCCTGGACGAGGTGGCTGCAGCGTTCAACCGCCACAACCAGGTGCAGGTGCGGCTGACCGATGATGCGGCGCGGGCGGCGCGCCTGTCGGGCAGCCTGGAGGCGCACCGGGTCGCCGCATTGCAGGCATTCCTGCAGCGGGACGCGCGCTTCGTCATCCGCCGCGAACAGGACACGATATGGGTCTCCAGCCGCTGATCCCGGTGAGGGCGGTGGGCTGTCAGAAAAAATTCATCGAATCGGCGTTCTCCACTTCCGCCGATGCCGGCTCTTACTTGGGAGAAGCCGCTGTCGAATGCCGACGCGGCAGCAGCTGTCCTCTCTCCTGCAAGGAACCGTGATGCGCAAGAAGCTCTATCTGTCGGTGGTACTGGCCTTGTCTCCCTGTCTGGGCGCTCATGCGCAGGCGGTGTCGTCCAACGGGCTTGAGACCAAGGTCACTGCAGCGATCGCCCCGCAGCCATTGAGCCAGGCACTGGAGCAGCTGTCACGCAGCTCCGGCGTGCAGTTCCTGTATGCCGGCGCGGGCAATACACCGATGGCGGGCGCGGTACCGCGGGGAGCCACCGTCAAGCAGGCGCTGGACACGCTGCTGGCCGGCACCGGCCTGCGCTACACGGTGGTGGACGGCAACGTGATTGCCATCGATGCGGCACCGGCCCAGCGGGAAACCAGGCCGGCCGCACCTGCACCGCGGCC contains these protein-coding regions:
- a CDS encoding sigma-70 family RNA polymerase sigma factor, which codes for MNSVRIWEKSYALRRRLLRGFFLRRGSQAADAEDLAQEVYLRLLRSTGEDAAAIENPEAYLFAVAANLAREQARSRSGLPQIEDVDLLAEVLSSEEDIEGDFERAQRWSGIRGAIAQLPPTTRRVMELHYREGLDCQQVGAQLDVSVHMVRKHIGKGLDACRKALGAGKDG
- a CDS encoding FecR domain-containing protein — translated: MDDEVAEQAARWFLCNREGGLSAAQRAEFMAWMKRSPEHIRAYLHALHVHRQVGAAMSAHAQEQGDRAALPALPATAKVVPLFAVPLPRAAVASRSRRPLWRRGAAVACCLLLVAGLLPWLTPREQMLVAGHGQLREVVLADRTQVRLNADSRLRVNIGWFSRRVELLQGEATFDIAADRRPFEVRVGDLQIRDIGTVFDVSRRLQSTRVGVVSGEVEVWTAGDEQRRLAQLPAGRVVQVDHLSHAVQPLEIPMSMLLDWQQRRVSFRDERLDEVAAAFNRHNQVQVRLTDDAARAARLSGSLEAHRVAALQAFLQRDARFVIRREQDTIWVSSR